TTAATCTCATTAAAAAGCGTGTGCCCTCCAcctgtttcttctcttactGTTGTGCATAAGCATGTTTATGGAATATAAAGAATTTAATGAGATTTTGTCAATTCATTTGTGCATTTTCTCAGGTTATCAAGGAATATTACATAGTACAgcgcatttacattttttgtgtgaGCATTTGATTATCTTTTGAAATACATAAATGCTAAATTAAACTACTTGATACTTTCAGATTccacattaaaaatgaatctttGAAGAAACAGTCAGTTGCAAACCATATCTCAGATTTGAGTCAAATATCACTAGTTCTAGTGTGTGTAACATCCCCTGCGATTAAATGTGACACAAAAGTTTTTATTTCAGCTTGTGATATGTGAAAATCTAAATGACTCCAACGCCTCCACGTTGAAAGAAAGTCCGCACATGCTCTCAATAAAATAAGACAATGATTAACTCAAACAAGAAGGCTTCATATAAAACAATTGGCTTAATGATCCCGCTGAGACGAGCTGTTAATGAGCTCTCGTCTTTTGACGCGGCCGTCCCAGTCCACCCAGTTCCTCGCACTGCTTCCCCAACACGCCTTTGTAAACCTCAAAGTGATGGTTCAAATCTTTCTTTGAGTGGATTTTATATTTGGTCCCCATGGCGCCGTCGGCGGAGGAGGTCCCGTAGAAGACGCGGCCTATCCGGGAATGCACCAGCGCCATGGCGCACATCACGCACGGCTCCCGGGTCACGTAAAGGTCGTACCCCGTGCAGATGTACGGCTGCGAGCTCGCCTCCGTGCCTCCAAATGTGCCCGAGGTCTGTGGCGAGAACCTGCAAGCGGGGTATCTGTCGAAGGAGTAACATCCGCCGCCCTGGCTCTGGGCGACGAGGTCGATGCAGACCATGACTGCGTGGTGGAGGGGGCGGTCCCCGCTGCAGTCGTGGCCCACCGCGACGATCCTCTCCGAGCCCGGATCGACCGCCACGGCCCCCACCGCCTCCATTCCCAGCGCGGCCCCCGTCTCGGCGGCGGTCAGAGCGGCCGCCATGTACGCGGACATCCTGGCCTTCCGAAGCGGACCGAAGAGCTCCCCTCTCAGGGCGACGGTCACCTGCTTGTCCTCGTGGAAGGAGGTGGGCCAGTGTTTGCTCGCCAGCTCGAACTGGGGCCGCGTCAAGGGGGGACGTGCGGGGACCTTGACCACGAAAGGTTCCCCTAATCCGTCACGCTGGACTCCGTCCGGGGGGAGCAGATCGTCTATGCTCACCACCTTCAGGTCCGGGGCGTCACTGACGAGGCACACCAGGACCTCCAGCGGGTGAGGCCCGCCGCTCCCCCGGACCGCCCGCACCCTCTTGACGTGCTGGAGGCCGTTCAGCGGGCGGACGGCGTTCAGCTCGCGGAGAAGTCGGGAGGTCTCTTTCTTGTCGACGATGGGAGCCGCGAAGGCCTCGACCAGCTCGACGTCCTGGGACTGCTGATCTGACAGTACGGGAAAAGCGACCCAGGAGTCGGCGTCACACGCGGACCCTTTCCAGCGTTTCGTCTGCGGCTCCATTGTTTTCTCCTGTGAAATGTGATTTCACACCAGAGTTAGATCAAAGTCAGTGTGAACTCTGAACAGGGCACGTGATGGAAAAAGCCTTTCAGATGTTTCTAAATGGAAGCCAAGCTGAGTTATACAATACAAGCGCTTAACCCAAAAGACCTTTGAGCTGCCGCTTGCTTCATAGAGATCAGTCGGCAGCTTGTGTCCCAACAGTTTGGGATCTTCTAACTCAGAACATGAACAAGCCACGTGCAACTTAAAGATAATAGTGTACGTGAAATAAAGCATTTAGccaattttttttaataagcaaCGGAGAGTTACAATACATGATTTCTGAAGAAGAAATGCAAGAATGTTGTATCGATGTCACATGAAACATGCCAATTTGAATTAAATCCACAAGCTTGGTTGTAAAACGGGTTTATGGTTAATGGCAAACAATGTCTGACTGTTTTGACCATTATTATATACTGGAGCAGAACCTTTTAGAGTTGAAAAAACTAATTGTCAGTGTTCTCTTGAGAACCAACTATGCCATAATGTCAAAACAATGTTTCAATTACTCAAAAGATGTCTTCACTGTTACTTATCTGCCAGTCCAATAGAAAAATCATAAATCTACCACTTGTTTGGGCCATTCTTATACATCTGGCAGACTCTTATTTGTAGCCGTTAAATACATCCATAAAGTAAACAATGCATAAGCCTACACATAATGGTGAATTTTATGTACGTAATGCAAGACTTAACAAACATTTCTTATAGTTCTAACAATTTGATAAGTCATTCAGCAATTAAAAACACCACATTCAAAAGGCATCAATGTTCTTCTGCAGTTACTTGCTACATACATCCTGAACTTAAAAATAACAGCAGTGAGATCACCGCTCAGTCATGATCGATTACTGGTGAAATACACTTAGAGCAGCCTCCAGCTGACAAACGTAGCACCATAACAAACGATCAAGCCATCATGCAGTCTTTCTTCATTTCCTCCCCAGCATAAGCTTCGTCTTCATAACTTTGGGCACATGTCGTACGGTCAGTGACACCCGTGTCCCCCGGGTCAGCGTCTCCCCTGGCGAGGCCCCGGCAGCGGACAGGTTTGCCACCTTGTCCGTCAGCGCGTCCTGAGCACGGGGCTGGATGCCGTGAAGCAGCCGCTGGTACATTTCATCCTGCAGGATCAGGAGACTTCGAGGCTTGACCAGCAGGGACAAGAGGAAGCGGTTCTCCTCGGTCTGCGGCGCGTCGCCCTCCCGGATGCTGACGGGCGCGTAGAAGTCGAGGAGGGTGTGCGAGCCCAGACTGATGGTGGTGACGGTAGGGTGGTACAGAGGGCCGTCCTCGTGAGGCATAATGCCTTCTCCTGCTTTATACTCGTTCACCAACACATGATTGGCGGTTTTCCCCCTGAATGCACCCAAAGAGGAAATTTTCCCACAGTACGTGTGGAGCCAGTCGGGCATCTTCTCTGCCAGCATTCCTTTGGGGTGTGGTAACCCTCCCCAGTTCTGAAGCCTTCGACCTGACAGCTGAGTCCATTTAGTTTTGGGAGACTTGTACACCTGCTGTTGCAGATAAGACTCCTCGTCTTCCGATATGAAATCTGGGAGGTAATACACTGTTGGTGGGGCATCGTTAACGACAAACTGCTTCAAATCCTCCAAAATACAGGCTGGGTGTTCCATGCCTCCTTAAGGAAAGTCAACATGAAATGCTTGTTAAAACCCAAGAGAAAAAAGTGCTAATGCTAGCAAATCTCCCTGTTGGTGGCTGACAATAATGTTAGCACTAAGTTAGCTATGTTTGATATGTTGTATCTGAATATGTATTAGGTACGGTTATCCGATAAGCATGTTTAAAATCAATTATCCACCACAGTAGTGATGTTATGACCTAGTCAGAGTCCTGGGTTCAGCCCAGAGTTCCGCATGCCTTTTAAGCCCTGAAGGCAGCACAACACACAAGGAAGGGCTCATATTATCAGCGCCATGTTGGCGAAGCACAGCGCGGCAACCAACACACACGTTAAGAGAAAAGGACGAGTGATATATTTTAAGTGACACAAAATCAACTTTACCTCCTTCGACATCAAAACTTAAATGAAAATACCGTTTGGTCAGGAAGCTCGATCACAACTCCACGCTGACGTGCATGTGCAGCCGACTAAAATGTCCCCCGAGATGAAGCTCATACTTTGGTCCCATGCTTTGTTTTCTGAACGTCCTAAAAAATATTAAGCTTTTAAAATAATACGTTTGACAAGTATAATTTGACTGTTTTTTCCacgtatttttgtttgtgtcttgcTATCTGAATCTGTATCTAATCTAAGGTCACAGACTTGCCCCACACGGAATTATTTACATGTGACGCATGGACGCGGCTTCAGAGCGACAAACGTGTGTTTTCTGCTCGCCACTCCACgggctttctgtgtgtgttggttttgttttcttaGCCCTGAAACCTATTGTGATACCGTCACCATACGTGTCTTTGTTGCAAAATGAATGCTATGGGTTTAAAATTCAAGGAGAGATGAGTGGAGGTCACCCTACTATAACACTTGGCTAGCTTAGGGCTCCTGAGTCGTCACCATGTTCCCTACTAAAGTAAAGTCACCGCACAGGCTGCTGCACCTTAAGCACCCATTTTGGTGCCCTCCTTCACTTGGAAAAGCAGCATGCTCCAGACTGGTTTTGGGCATTGAGACCAGCTGTGATGACACAGGAGCTGCTGTCCTGGACGAGACAGGGCAAATACTGGGAGAGTCTCTACACTCACAGAAAGAAGTCCACCTGAGGTGAGCGTCACAGCTGTATTCAGCTCAACATGTCTATCCGCTTCAGGGATTTCAATTTGACtcatctcgccccccccctcgctgcttgAATGCCACAGGACCGGCGGCATCATCCCCACCGTGGCCCAGCAGCTCCACAGAGAACACATAGAGCGTGTGGTCCAGCAGGCTTTGGAGAGGAGCGGCGTGGAGCCGAGCCGGCTCGCCGCTGTGGCCACCACCGTGAAGCCGGGCTTGGCCCTGAGCTTGGCCGTCGGCCTGCGATTCAGTCAGACGTTTGCGAGGCAGCACAACAAGTCCTTCATCCCCATCCACCACATGGAAGCCCACGCCCTGACCGTCAGGATGCTTCAGCCCGTCGCCTTCCCCTTCCTGGTCCTGCTCGTCTCCGGCGGTCACTCGCTTCTCGCTGTGGCTCGAGGAGTCGATGACTTCTTGCTTTTGGGTCACGCTCTGGATGAAGCTCCGGGGGACACGCTGGATAAAGTGAGGCCTCCACAATAGAACGTGGctataatgttttatttgtgaaTATCAATGAATTTGAATGTTGTCTTCTCTGTGGACTCTTAGGTGGCAAGACGTCTGTCCCTCATAAAACACCCTCAGTGCTCCACACTGAGTGGAGGACAAGCTATAGAGCTTCTGGCAAAGGATGGCGACAGGATGAGGGTCCCCTTCAGGACACCCATGGGACAAACGTAtgactgctgcttttctttcgCTGGACTGCGAAATCAAATCAACATGATGATAAAGaagaaggaggcagaggaaggtACGAGGACACAACGTCTCTGAAATGACAATCCAGTGATCAAATTCATGGAGCTTTTTCTAGAAATTTTCATTTGTAACTTGAACACATAAGTTTGCCCCCTTTGTCCTCCATCTTTAGGTATAGAACAGGGGGATCTGTTATCATGTGTGAATGACATCGCTGCTTCTACACAGCACACAGTTGCCTCTCACCTTGCAAAGCGAACACATCGTGCCATCTTGTTCTGTAAGGCCAACGGCCTGCTGCCATCACACAGTCCCACCTTGGTGAGTTTTCTACTTCAGGTTGTATTTTATTGCatcattgaatatatatatatatatatatatatatatatatatatatatatatatatatatatatatatatatctgtgtatatatatgcaaGATGTTTTTCTCAGATGCTTTTCCATTTagaaatctaaaataataatgtaaaaatatatatgatcACTTGTATATGTATTTCAATGAATAACATttagtattttaaatgtaaaagacaTTCTGATTTAAGAAATATCAGCTAATGAATGAACTCTTCTTTGACAGGTTCTGTCTGGAGGAGTTGCGAGCAATCAGTACATCCGCAAGGCATTGACCATTATCACCGACACAACGGGGCTACGCCTGCTCTGTCCTCCAGCCAAATTCTGCACTGACAATGGAGTGATGATTGCATGGTGCGTATATTGATTTTCATCGGATCTGATTAGTCGTAGTTTTGTCCGTCAGAGACCTGCTTACTTTTGTCTCTGCTAACCAGGAACGGTGTTGAACGCctgagggaagggaagggaataCTTCCTCCAGATGTGGACGTGTCCTATGAGCCAAAGTAAGTCAACACTAAACCAAAGGTTTCATTTGCAATTTTGGTGGAGAATGACGGTGGATGCAGATCGTACCATTCGCTCACATGAATGTGGTGTTCCAGGGCACAGCTGGGTGTGGACTTGACAGCGGAGGTGAAAGCAGCAGCTATCAAGTTACCGTCAGTCAGGATGAAAATCCCCACATGACAGACTGCTGACTCACAGTTCAGAGTATATACTATGTTTATACTATGTAACAGACCTGTTTTTCTACGTGCTGCAAAAAACTGTGGGCATGGAAGggtgtttttcaaatgtttaaagATTTGTCTTTACATTTTTTGCTGTCTGCttgcatttatatttgttgCAAAGAAAGCGTTTTATTTTGTTCCATGACAACTGAGCAACCTACCTTCTAAAAAGGAAACAATTATTCACCTTGCCAGTCCAATCTGTCAAAGAAATGATAATATTTATTGTCTCTTTTATTACAAAATAGGTCTCATGATGTACAGCTGTTGTGATATTCAGGAAGGCCCATTCGATACTGTCAAATAACGCATTCAGGCAAATACTTGTGGGCAAACACCACTCTCTAGGGGTTAGTCTATGTAAATGCATATCAGCACACTGGAGAGGAAACGTTACAGTAATTGATCTTTTTGAAGACAAATCCAAATGATTTTATTGTGGAAACACGTCATACATAAACATATGCAGAGAAAACATCGACACATGAACTTGCATGTC
The window above is part of the Gasterosteus aculeatus chromosome 16, fGasAcu3.hap1.1, whole genome shotgun sequence genome. Proteins encoded here:
- the adat3 gene encoding putative inactive tRNA-specific adenosine deaminase-like protein 3 isoform X1, with the translated sequence MSKEEKTMEPQTKRWKGSACDADSWVAFPVLSDQQSQDVELVEAFAAPIVDKKETSRLLRELNAVRPLNGLQHVKRVRAVRGSGGPHPLEVLVCLVSDAPDLKVVSIDDLLPPDGVQRDGLGEPFVVKVPARPPLTRPQFELASKHWPTSFHEDKQVTVALRGELFGPLRKARMSAYMAAALTAAETGAALGMEAVGAVAVDPGSERIVAVGHDCSGDRPLHHAVMVCIDLVAQSQGGGCYSFDRYPACRFSPQTSGTFGGTEASSQPYICTGYDLYVTREPCVMCAMALVHSRIGRVFYGTSSADGAMGTKYKIHSKKDLNHHFEVYKGVLGKQCEELGGLGRPRQKTRAH
- the adat3 gene encoding putative inactive tRNA-specific adenosine deaminase-like protein 3 isoform X2, whose translation is MEPQTKRWKGSACDADSWVAFPVLSDQQSQDVELVEAFAAPIVDKKETSRLLRELNAVRPLNGLQHVKRVRAVRGSGGPHPLEVLVCLVSDAPDLKVVSIDDLLPPDGVQRDGLGEPFVVKVPARPPLTRPQFELASKHWPTSFHEDKQVTVALRGELFGPLRKARMSAYMAAALTAAETGAALGMEAVGAVAVDPGSERIVAVGHDCSGDRPLHHAVMVCIDLVAQSQGGGCYSFDRYPACRFSPQTSGTFGGTEASSQPYICTGYDLYVTREPCVMCAMALVHSRIGRVFYGTSSADGAMGTKYKIHSKKDLNHHFEVYKGVLGKQCEELGGLGRPRQKTRAH
- the osgepl1 gene encoding tRNA N6-adenosine threonylcarbamoyltransferase, mitochondrial gives rise to the protein MFPTKVKSPHRLLHLKHPFWCPPSLGKAACSRLVLGIETSCDDTGAAVLDETGQILGESLHSQKEVHLRTGGIIPTVAQQLHREHIERVVQQALERSGVEPSRLAAVATTVKPGLALSLAVGLRFSQTFARQHNKSFIPIHHMEAHALTVRMLQPVAFPFLVLLVSGGHSLLAVARGVDDFLLLGHALDEAPGDTLDKVARRLSLIKHPQCSTLSGGQAIELLAKDGDRMRVPFRTPMGQTYDCCFSFAGLRNQINMMIKKKEAEEGIEQGDLLSCVNDIAASTQHTVASHLAKRTHRAILFCKANGLLPSHSPTLVLSGGVASNQYIRKALTIITDTTGLRLLCPPAKFCTDNGVMIAWNGVERLREGKGILPPDVDVSYEPKAQLGVDLTAEVKAAAIKLPSVRMKIPT